The Aethina tumida isolate Nest 87 chromosome 5, icAetTumi1.1, whole genome shotgun sequence genomic sequence tattaattgtttaacatcagtatttttttctttaaatcttaaattgacCTTGTATCaggcaaatattttcagtttgcaTTTAGTAAACATGTCAGTAATAATCGTGTCTTTGTTATACTGACAACTCTActaagtatattttatcatatatcaGGATTTGAAAGTAAATCTTGTCAAACaagaacaaaacaaatatcaagattatttaaagttatttttaattgtgtcaaAAAACAACCATATACACACATATGATAAACAAAGAAGATAATCATAAtagaacaaattaaacatGAGTACATGAAacgacaacaaaatatttggaaacaaTATGGaaacttgatttattttgtaaagattagacacaattatttaatttaatatgtcgtCCCACATCCATGTGCACCCAACATTGTATCTTCTTTACAGGAAAACGACcagtttatgtattatttgccggggtatttgaattaattatttattttaatatgggtCCTTAAGCAACCATCCAAAATGCCCCACTGGTGCTCAATAGGATTCAGATCAGGTGGCTGTGAAGGATATTTGAGTACCGATATGTCTTGATCATGGAACCATGATTTCACGACCCTGAATGTGTCCTCTGGATCACTGTTTTGTTGGTCAATGATTATTGGTGCCATATTTTCCTCAGCAAATGGCTACATTGGGTACTTCGGTCTCATACTACAATAAAAACGGTTCATTTTACCCACACTTCTTTAGCTGATCATCTTACATGTGTGATACCATCAGCATTAAATAAGTTGAACTGAGTCATTCTTAGTGAAaactttttgagatatttaaaatagtcctGTCTAGTAATGGTTTAGTTGGCTAGGTACACGTTagccaaaaaattatatttaattaaataaaaaaaataaattaatgtaaactaAATAGTGTGCTACCGGCGTCGGTGGTGCAAGTACCGGATTGTATACTTCATATTTGTTGTACAGAATGTTAATGTGTCCGACGGGTTAAGAACTTCACAGCATAATATTGGTGAAAAATGGgtagaaataatttagtaattatattattttttctgtaaatgTGTTGAAGAAaagttaatacatattttctattttatatcatttcatgtgctggatttttttttattaaattacataaatttcaaaataacttaCCGAGTTATTTTGTTCAACATCTCCCCCCGCAccttaaacaatataaaatataaacaaagatGAGAAAAATGAAGTGTCCTAAGctccattttttcttaatgtgAAAACCAAAACTAACATtaggtaattttaaatttgtttataaaataactgttCCCCAAgttaaacaaatacataattaagtatttaaataattagtaggTATTAAATAAGAATGAGAACAAAAACACATGTTAGACACACATGTTTGGGGccgttttttaacaatttcatcATTCATCACGATCCAATAACGCTCTATAAAAATCGCTGTTGATGATCTAGCCCTTTTGGAGGTTATCAATGAATATTATACCTTGCGCATCCCAGAATACTGATGCTATAACTGTTTTGATTTGATGGCCAAGTGTTGGtagattaaaaatagattataaaCTCAAATAACAGTTCTTTATTCATACATACTGTAACAGCGTACATCATTAACACACTTCTTAACATAATCTTATCTCTTTTgaacataatatatttgaattagaaTCATAACAATTCGGTTCATCGTGTGCTGTCCACTCAGCTGACTGTCGATTGGACTCCGGAGTGAAATGATGGAGCCATGTTCCATCCATTATCACATATCGATGCAAAAATTCAGGTTTATTAAGCTTGAACAGCTTCAAACACTGCTCAGAATCATTAACACGTTGTTGCTTTTGATCGATTGTGAGCTCGCGCCGCACAGCTTTCTCATGTACAAATATTCGTGAATGAAATGATGTACACGTTCTGATGATGTCTTCACAATGTCTGCTATCTCGATCAACTTCACTTTACGgtcattcataattattttgtgaacTCATGTGAACATGTTTTCGTCGGTGACTGCCTCTTTTGGACGTCCACTGCGTTCGCCGTCTTCGGTGCTCATTTGACCACGGACTTTTCAATTGGCttgttagtaataaaataaaaataaaaataaagaattctgACTACAATTATTGTGTAAGATATTaacttaaagttattataaaatattatcttttttgAGTACCATAAATGAGTAAATGAATGAGTACACATCCACATTtgcaaattattgtaattttttcgcTGTATTTAAAACACCTAAACGTATTTGGTTTTTACAAACTCACAGTTTGTgtcagaattttttaataatcaaactaTAATACACCTTGTTGATTACAGCTGAttggatttaaaaaatctgacaCAAAATTTGTACATACAATCTTAGAACAGAAATTTgagatgtaataaataaatctttatggTTATTTTGAAAGATgctcttttattaaaattcgtttctatattttattccctTGCTTCAGATTTATTTAAGTCAATATCTGTTTTCTTTACATTTACTTTGGATCCAATCAGCATTTCCCTAAAAAGAAGTTAAATAAAGTAGCTACGTATATTTCTTTTCATGTGGATGCGTTTTCTACTCCTAAATGGTTAAATTTCAGAAGGTAAACAGAAAATATcacataataatatagaagtattacaaactaattaaataaattttatgttaacagTCTGATTAACGCTAATTAATTGAcacattgaatatttaaagtaaacctaagttaataaacaattaagttcttaaaatacacattattgcttactttttaaaatattttcaacactttttatgttttgatcatttaaatatgtatttaaacgtaaataatacCAAATATTTCGTCCCATATTATCTTTTCGGTTAATATCGGCTCCTTGTTcaacgaaaaaattaattaaatacaaagacTCTTTATTAGCTTTTAAGATGGCTGTTATTAATGGAGTTATACCATTTTTATCCTCTTCATCGATTccattttgttcattattacCAAAGTGAGACATCAAAAGTGAAACAATATGTTTCATAATTTCCTCCTTAACcccattatttaaacttaaataatgccAAATATTCCGccctagtttattttttttgtatatatttgctcccttgttcataaaaaaattagttaaatatattaaagcatCGATGTTATTTCCAACAGCATTCATCAGCGGTGtttcttcaatataatttCCTTCATCGATTCcgcttattttattatggttAAAAGAGGAGATTAACATTTTGGCAACATTTTCCATTCCCTCGTTgtttaggtatttattaaaacctaaATGATGCCAAATATTGTGCcccaatttatttgttttcagaatgtGTGCTCCgtgattgattaaatattgtattaaatctaTTGATTCATTTCTAGCTTTGTAGACAGTAATCATTAACGGTGTAATTCCGACTTCATCCTCTTCAGCAAttccatttataatattaccaTCAAAATAAGACATTAATATTTGGGTAACATTTTTCATTCCTTCGTTGTTGAGATTTTCATTAAGACTTAAATGATGCCACATATTtcttccaaatttatttattttgtgtatatttgCACCATAatcaattaagtattttatcagatacgttgaaaaattattagcaTTTTGAACAGCTATCATTAACGGTGTATTTCCATCTACATCTTCTTCAtctattctatttaaaatagtatcaTTAGAATAGGACGTTAACGTTTcgacaacattttttatttcttcgtTGTTGAGATTTTCATTAATACTCAAATGATGCCAAATATTTctaccaaatttatttattttgttaatatgcgcaccataattaattaagtatattattagatatattgaaaaacattttgtatttagAATAGCAATTAATAACGGTGTATTTTCATCCACATCTCCTGCGTCAATTCCATTCATATTATCACCTTTAAAACAAGACATTAACATTCCGGCCACACTTTTCATTCCTtcgttgtttagatttttatttaaacttaaataatgccaaatattttggccgaatttgtttactttttgaaTTTGTGCTCCctgatttatgaaatattttattaaatctgttgACTCATTTCTGGCTTCTTTAATGGCAAACATTAAGGGTGTAATATCATCTTCATCTCCTTCATCGATTCCATTCAtattattaccattaaaaCAAGACATTAACATTTGGGCCACACTATTCATTCCTTCGTTGTTTagacttttattaaaacctaaatgatgccaaatattttgaccaagtttatttgttttccgaATTTGTGCTCCGTGatcgattaaatattttattaaatctgttgATTCATTTCTCGCTTTATAGACAGCAATCATTAACGGTGTAATTCCGGCTTCATCCTCTTCAGCGACtccatttgtattattattgtcataacAAGACATTAACATTTCAGCAACATTTTTCATTCCTTCGTTGTTTAGGTTTTTATTAAGACCCAAATGATGCCAAATATTTCTTccgaatatatttattttgtgaatattcACTCCGTGatcgataaaatattttattaaaactattgagTCATTTCTGACATTTATAGTACCTAACATTAAGGGTGTATATGTATCTTCATCTGCCTCATCGATTCCTtctacattattataattaaaacgggattttaaagtttcaagaaCACCTTTTATTCCtttgatgtttaaattttcattacaaattaaataatgccaAAAACTTTtcccaaatttatttactttgttaatttgtgTTCCGTGATCGatgaaatagtttattaaatctattgaATCATTTCTGGCATTTATAGTAGCAATCATTAACAGTGTAATTCCATCTTTATTTGCTTCATCCATTCCATCTATATTGTTACCATTAGAATGAGACTTTAAAGTTTCTATAACATCTATAACATTTTCTATGTTTAgattttcattagaaattaaacaatgcaaaaaattgtttccatatttatttactttcttaatttGTGCTCCGTGgtcgataaaatattttattaaatctattgaGTCATTTCTGGCATTTATAGTAGCAAACATTAACGGTGTACATCCATCTTCATCTGCCTGATCGAttccatttatattattatcgtCAAAAGAGGACATTAAGATATCTGCAACATTCTTCATTCCTTCGTTGTTTAGATTTATATTAAGACCTAAAAaatgccaaatatttaaaccgtttttatttattttgtgaatatgTGCTCCGTGACcgattaagtatttaattaaatttctcgaATCATTTCTGATGTAGCGAACAGTATACATTAATGGGGTCATGCTAATATCAAtgtcttcattaatttttaattttttgtcgtTGTCAccaaaatagtatttaataactgaaatgATTGTATTTAATTCTATCTTGTGCAGATGTGGTGTCCAAACCAAATATTTCCATATATTCTGTTCATCTGAATAATCGATGTCTGCTCCATTTTGTATAAAAGTATTCAATAATTGTTGGACATTCTAccctgtttaaaattatattctaatgtCTTTAAGTTAGTACAATTATCTTCAGTAACAGGATTATGAAAGTCATCCacatattctaataataaaaaatcgggctcattaattttatttgatccaATTTTAGGTAGTTCCTTTAAAGTACGATTGTGTTTATAGTTGtctcttattttttgaatttgttcatttctttcgagaaataaaatgtgtgcCAATGGCTTTCtgttattataatcatatttatttattaaatatttaacatttgtaaaatatttactaatatttgatataaaaaattgatcgtttataaaaatattattagcaaAGTAATGCCAAATGTTGCAACCATTATTATccatattacataaatttgccTGATTTTTGATgagaagttttataaattcaacgGATGATACTGAATGTGCATATTTTACAGCTAACATTATAGGCGTCGCTCCATCATTGTTTAAGGCATTAATATAACTTTGATCGCATGACGACAGAAATTTCGGTAGTActgaaatgattaaattgttgaaatcaTAACCGATTTTTAGAGCCAACTTGTGAAGGATTCCATTCTTCAACAGCAGTTTCCAGAATAGTTAATTCAGATATTCCTGTGTTGAAACGTTCATTTCGTGcacagaaattattaaaagaataattttcgtATATTTCTTGCTCTAAATTTAAGATAGTTCATACTTCTTTTTCAAAGTCTGTAGGTCTGATaaacatactaaatttattttttttaaaaatattaaaataagtaaatgatttaaataaaatattaaatatagtttgaTAATCATAAGTCGCAGAAACAATTATCAATTCGGCTATAATTCTTTCATTTCGCCAAGGAAAACGTTGACGAAAATCTAAGAAAAGGTGTTCGAGAAAATCGAAACTTCTAGAATTGAACGCGTAATCTAAAGGGGATTTCTTCCAGTTGTCTTcggaaaatttaatgtttttaaatcgcATGTTCCATATCAAttgctcaaatattttttctggaaTAGTGAAgtctaagtaaaatttatttacatgtaaCTGTGATGAGTTATTTCGAAAATACATCCTGTATATTTGGGAGTGACGATGTCCATATGATGATGCAATGTGCAAAACGGTTCGACCAAATTTGTCTTTTTCCCGTAAACATTCTTCGTCCCTTAAGTAAGCCTCTATGTGATTATTGTTCTTTAATAGTAATGccgattgtaattttaattctctGCAAGTAATAACATCAAAGAAATATCtcacttttaataaatcctCTTGTTCGCACAATTccttaattataaatggtGATAAATCTTCTACTATTTCTGTTAAGAACTTTGCACAAAGGAATTCTGCATAAGTCTTATGCACAAATCGAGGATTATCGTAGCTATCGAATCctgtgataataaaatttattttattatttccttcAAAGCcagattttactttatttaattcagaTATGCGGATTTCaggtatatattttagtaacgtTGTGCccaaaaaaaatttacatgcaaatttttgtaaatatatttcatttccaCAAAAAGATAAagatgtttttctaaaaatttttcatacagaAACAATATGTTGATGTTGtctttattttgaagaaaatcatcaatatttgaaaaaatgtcgaCAACATGTTTGATTTGCAAAGGAATACCCATTAAAGATTCTTCTACGTTGTCTTCTAGTACTTGAATCAGTTCATCCAATTTCTTATCGTCTTCAGTTTTATAAGATTCCTTGAAAAAGTTTCTTCTATCCTCGCgtgataaattttgtaaagaaaAATGTGGACAGTCACAATTCTCTTCAAGTGTTTGTAACTTGTGTGTTCTTgttgatattataatttgcaaattcaagaatgaaaaaaaattaatgacattGCAGTCCAATTTGGCTTCATCAAAACCATCCAACAGTAACATGACTTTCTGTTCATTTATATTGTGTTGTATCAcacatttaagaaattttaatctttcttCATCATTCTCACCATTTCCCAAATGTTTAGTTAAATAGTTTATGTAAGCATTTGTGTTTTGATCAAGTTGATTCATTTCTTCATAAATAGAATCTAACTTGAAGTAAATAGGCAACTTTCCATTTTCCAAGAGTTTCCTTTGAAATTCGTgcattaaataactttttcccATTCCTGCATCTCCAGAAACCACCTTAATCATTATATTCGGATCATTAATCATTGTTTCTTCATCTAAAATCGTTTCCTCTAAATGTCTTCCCAAATGATTTATTGAGCCTTTGTGcgcataaatcaaatatttcccattaaatttgaacaaacaacagtaatttctgttaatattcgaaattttttctttggttatttttattggccaTTTTGAATTAACAACGTTAACATTTGTGTATTGTGATtgctttttaagaaattgttttagatCTAATTTTGAATCGTCGTTatgtactataaataaaatgttgggtATTTCAAATATAGAATCAGTGTATAAATTTGTTCTTAAAGTTCGAGGTATATAAATATCATGTTTATTTATCGAGTCGTTGATCGTCAATGAGCCATTTAATAGTGctagtaaaatatttggtgTTATAGATTCCATTGCCAAATCTTCATCCCCAATTAAAGCATTCAGTGTCCGATCTCCGTCACCAACTTCTATTTTTAATCcattcaaaaagttaattttggtTGCTTTGtcaacatttttgaataaagaCAAGTTACTAAAGATTATGGCATCTTTGGATATAACTGAGTGATTAACGTCAACTATCAAAACGAGAGATCTTCTGTTATTGGCAAAATGTTCCAAGAAGAAATCgatattgtttttgtattcGGTATAATTGACAATACTTAGGCATCTTCCAATCTGCCATAAGACGAATAAAAGATCTTCGTAAGTATAAGGCTCCTGTTTGTgagacaaatatttattaatttgactaTCTTGAAACAATGTATTGAGATCTATTTGTGGAATTTCTTTactataatgattaaaatcgCAATTATATTCTATCAGTTCACTCATAAAACATTGATTAAccaaacttataaataattcctgATAATTATTTTCGATTGTTATTagtgttgtattttttaaaacagttttaaataaatttattatggtgTCGTTTAATATGATGTTGGTGttgttatcaaaaataaaagcaggttttaaaatacattcgaTAAGAACTGAACGAATTTCATCTGCGGTAAATGGTTCAGTTCTTCCTACAACACTCTCagagaaatatgaataaagaaCCTGAATCtgattaacattaacaacattttttaaatcattcgcTAACATGTCTCTGCTATGAGAATAAGCAGCCTGTTTGGAGAATAGATAcaagtttttgtaaaattccGGAGTCTCATCAGCTCCATTTACATGTTCAAGTTGGAACACTTCTCCGTTTCCGGTACTAAACTTATTCTCCAAACGTTCTCCTTCCtcatttcttacaatttttttcatgttttcagGAAGTCTAACATTTGAATTGGACAAAactataatgtttaatttcaaacctttttgaaaatgattcttatattttggTACAAGTACATCGTTATAAgttttttcgaattttttgtATTCCAACGAAATGTTGCTTCGTTCTGCTTTATGTTTGAGTTGCACACAGGTCATAAAGCGATTATCTTCGTTGATAACGATGTCGTCCAAATCACCGTGGTCTTTCGCGTTGTATACAATTTGGAAGTTTCGAATCGTTTTATCTAATGCGCATCGAATTGCGAGATGAGTCAGGACTGATGTTTCGTATCGGTCTCCTAATTTGGCAgctttctgaaatatttttaggagTGTCACCCAAAAGGCTCATAccgaattttgaattttaaaggaaCGCAAACATATGTATGACgtctttaaataaagttttaaaatgataatactCACCGAATCtcctcttaattttatattttcaatcccattattattcatctgaaaaattaattaattttattattaggatatattatattattgtttgtaaaaggggaataattttgttttgtctgTTTTTAGATCAATGCAAtattttgtcttaattttattaaattttatttaattacttcaaaCTGCACACGAAACATAGCAAACATATGAAACCTCATACTATTTTGAATGTAAATGAGTAAGTTAAAagtatatgtaataatatataaataaatttaccatgGGTAAATCGGCATCCTGATGGCAGTTCTCCTCGGAACCACTGTCTAAACCATGCAACTGAACTTGATTAGATGATGGCAGCATATTTTCATTGTTGGGTCAGATgtctagaaattaaaatatattattcaatatttatttaatttaataaatacattttaatcaaacacataaaaaacaaGTGAAAATacctttattcaaaaattatgttaaatcttaaaac encodes the following:
- the LOC126265575 gene encoding uncharacterized protein LOC126265575, translating into MLPSSNQVQLHGLDSGSEENCHQDADLPMMNNNGIENIKLRGDSKAAKLGDRYETSVLTHLAIRCALDKTIRNFQIVYNAKDHGDLDDIVINEDNRFMTCVQLKHKAERSNISLEYKKFEKTYNDVLVPKYKNHFQKGLKLNIIVLSNSNVRLPENMKKIVRNEEGERLENKFSTGNGEVFQLEHVNGADETPEFYKNLYLFSKQAAYSHSRDMFFIHISLRVL